One stretch of Veillonellaceae bacterium DNA includes these proteins:
- a CDS encoding YfcE family phosphodiesterase produces the protein MLIAVTSDTHFTKDFGQLNRLTCRFSEADLVIHAGDYSEYWVLDYFRTHFKFAGVWGNVDDNKIKKSLKEKELLQVESFRIGI, from the coding sequence GTGCTGATAGCTGTAACTTCCGATACACATTTCACTAAAGATTTTGGTCAGTTAAATCGGCTTACTTGTCGGTTCTCTGAAGCTGACCTCGTTATTCATGCTGGAGATTATAGTGAATACTGGGTCCTAGATTATTTTAGAACGCATTTTAAATTCGCAGGCGTCTGGGGTAATGTGGACGATAATAAAATTAAAAAGTCTTTAAAAGAAAAGGAGCTATTACAGGTCGAATCTTTCCGAATTGGCATTT
- a CDS encoding mismatch-specific DNA-glycosylase, giving the protein MIPVPDIIDLGLRVLFIGFNPSIRSSETGHHFAGPSNRFWRLLYDSGLTDKKLMPSEDKQLLKYGYGITNIVPRPTRAAAEITSQEYELGREELKKKLTTYQPRFACYVGVGVYHQFAKRKDTQCGLQKNSVVEGVSDFVLSSSSGLNRIPLEQQLSFYIELKNLLC; this is encoded by the coding sequence ATGATTCCAGTTCCTGATATTATCGATCTCGGTCTAAGAGTCTTATTTATAGGGTTTAATCCTAGTATCCGCTCTTCTGAAACCGGACACCACTTCGCCGGACCCTCCAACCGGTTTTGGCGGCTTCTTTATGATTCCGGATTAACCGACAAAAAATTAATGCCCAGTGAAGATAAGCAATTATTAAAGTACGGTTATGGAATAACAAACATCGTCCCCCGCCCCACCCGAGCTGCGGCTGAAATAACTAGCCAAGAATATGAACTTGGTCGTGAAGAATTAAAGAAAAAGCTTACTACCTATCAGCCAAGATTTGCCTGTTATGTTGGGGTAGGTGTATATCATCAATTCGCCAAACGAAAAGACACGCAGTGCGGGCTTCAAAAAAACAGTGTTGTCGAGGGGGTTAGCGATTTTGTATTATCCTCATCGAGCGGGCTTAATCGTATTCCTTTGGAACAGCAGCTCTCCTTCTATATCGAACTAAAAAACCTTCTGTGCTGA